One genomic segment of Helianthus annuus cultivar XRQ/B chromosome 14, HanXRQr2.0-SUNRISE, whole genome shotgun sequence includes these proteins:
- the LOC110907497 gene encoding uncharacterized protein LOC110907497 — MQQPIGFPPVSLEDIKDGPVIVSAVIAGRKVRRVYVDSRSATEIMYKQCFQQLAPQTKAKLLRVSMPLVSFSGEVVQALGQITLPTTMGEGSLVRTVNLTYLVVEARSVHNVILGRPGMCAFGIISSTIHGALKFPTEAGIATLYSESAIGVAEIRQSDGDAEPPNTLTEEWAIHPHFPEQKIAIGAQLPKQTKKKLWKLLSNSLDVFAWQTSDMVGVPRCLAEHKLKVSHSIKPVAQRKRNMAPARNKAISEDVRKLLSAGIIREVRYQTWVSNPVMVTKKDKTWRMCVDFSDLNNACPKDCYPLPEIDLKIDSLSSFRLKCFLDAYKGYHQIQMASEDEDKTAFVTNEGLFCYTKMPFGLKNAGATYQRLMDKAFKDQIGRNLEIYVDELVIKSRAEDDMIDDILETFTRLRSINLKLNPKKCSFGLEEGKFLGVWVTRSGIQAHPDKIKAVVSMQPPKTIKEIQSLNGKLVALHRFVSKAADRSIPFMNVLKKRTAKGQIEWTSEADSAFQELKVCLGSLPTLTAPATGETITVYLSASHFAISAVLVVHRNQAQIPVYYVSRILKDYETRYPMIEKLALALVHASRRLRRYFQAFNIEVQTDLQIQQILRKPEVSGRLTKWAIELSAFDITYRTRGPVKGQAVADFLTEVPTGESTKEKPILPKVWNLYTDGASSKEGSGAGLILIDPEGIEYTYALRFEFKTSNNEAEYEALLAGLQTAAKAGATSVLAHVDSLLVANQVSGEYEAREDNMVRYLQQVNSLISSFDSCKIVHIPRSKNKKADALSKLASVAFCHLSKEVLVETLQIPAIQQTKSVMSVSMSEKSWITPIVDYLKNGTLSEDKAQARKLKVKALQYQMHDGQLYRKTFLGPLLKCLTPEEASYVIREIHWGICGIHAGPRMVIAKVMNAGYFWPGMHQSAINELQSCEDCQRHAPISHRAKNNLVPVTSAWSFQKWGIDIVGPFPVSTGGVRFLLVAIDYFTK, encoded by the coding sequence ATGCAGCAACCCATTGGTTTCCCGCCCGTCAGTCTGGAAGATATCAAGGACGGACCGGTCATAGTGTCCGCAGTCATTGCAGGACGCAAGGTTCGAAGAGTATACGTTGACAGCAGAAGCGCCACCGAGATTATGTACAAACAATGCTTTCAACAGTTAGCCCCACAGACAAAGGCGAAATTGCTCCGAGTATCAATGCCTTTGGTCAGTTTTTCCGGAGAGGTGGTCCAGGCTTTAGGCCAAATCACTCTGCCAACGACGATGGGGGAAGGAAGTTTGGTTCGAACTGTCAACTTGACGTATCTAGTGGTTGAAGCAAGGTCCGTCCACAATGTCATACTAGGAAGACCTGGTATGTGCGCCTTCGGAATTATCAGTTCTACCATACATGGAGCGTTAAAATTCCCCACCGAAGCAGGGATAGCAACACTGTACTCCGAATCTGCGATCGGTGTAGCCGAAATACGACAGAGCGATGGTGATGCTGAGCCTCCTAATACTCTCACGGAAGAATGGGCTATACACCCACACTTTCCTGAACAAAAAATTGCAATCGGGGCTCAACTTCCCAAGCAAACCAAGAAGAAGTTGTGGAAACTACTGTCCAATTCACTCGACGTATTCGCCTGGCAAACCTCCGACATGGTTGGAGTTCCCCGGTGTTTGGCCGAACATAAGTTAAAAGTATCGCACTCAATAAAACCAGTAGCTCAGAGAAAAAGAAACATGGCTCCGGCTCGTAACAAGGCCATCTCCGAAGACGTACGAAAGTTGCTGAGCGCCGGTATTATAAGAGAAGTACGTTACCAAACTTGGGTCTCCAATCCAGTAATGGTAACAAAGAAAGACAAAACCTGGAGGATGTGCGTCGATTTTTCCGATCTGAACAATGCGTGCCCAAAGGACTGCTATCCTTTGCCGGAGATTGATTTAAAGATAGACTCCCTCTCAAGTTTCCGTCTTAAGTGCTTCTTAGATGCGTATAAGGGTTATCACCAAATCCAAATGGCTTCGGAGGACGAAGATAAGACCgcgtttgtaacaaatgagggtcTGTTTTGTTATACTAAAATGCCATTCGGCTTAAAAAACGCCGGAGCCACATACCAGAGATTAATGGATAAAGCGTTTAAAGATCAGATCGGAAGAAACTTGGAGATCTATGTCGATGAATTAGTCATAAAAAGCCGGGCCGAAGACGACATGATAGATGACATACTCGAAACCTTTACCAGGCTTCGGAGTATCAACCTTAAACTCAATCCCAAAAAATGCTCTTTCGGCTTAGAAGAGGGAAAATTCCTCGGGGTGTGGGTTACACGATCCGGAATCCAGGCGCATCCTGATAAAATCAAAGCGGTAGTCTCCATGCAGCCTCCTAAAACTATCAAAGAGATCCAGTCTCTAAATGGAAAGCTCGTCGCCCTTCATCGCTTTGTTTCAAAAGCGGCAGATCGCTCTATCCCTTTCATGAACGTATTGAAAAAACGAACGGCAAAAGGCCAAATAGAGTGGACGTCAGAAGCGGATTCGGCATTTCAGGAGCTGAAGGTATGCCTCGGATCCTTACCCACTTTAACCGCACCAGCTACCGGAGAAACTATCACGGTATATCTCTCTGCTTCCCATTTTGCGATAAGTGCAGTACTCGTGGTACACCGGAATCAGGCGCAAATCCCGGTCTATTAcgtgagccgtatcctgaaagaCTATGAAACCCGGTACCCGATGATCGAAAAATTGGCACTCGCCTTGGTGCATGCTTCCAGACGCCTCCGAAGGTACTTCCAAGCTTTCAATATAGAAGTACAGACTGATCTCCAGATCCAGCAAATCCTCAGGAAGCCAGAGGTCTCCGGACGTCTCAccaaatgggcaatagagctcAGTGCCTTCGATATCACCTATCGTACCAGAGGTCCAGTAAAAGGCCAGGCAGTGGCAGATTTCCTTACCGAGGTCCCAACCGGAGAGAGCACCAAGGAAAAACCCATCTTACCAAAAGTATGGAACCTGTACACGGACGGGGCCTCCAGTAAAGAAGGGTCGGGAGCAGGGTTAATCCTAATAGATCCGGAGGGAATAGAGTATACTTACGCGTTGCGTTTCGAATTTAAGACGTCAAACAATGAAGCAGAGTATGAAGCTCTCCTTGCAGGCCTGCAAACCGCAGCCAAAGCAGGTGCAACCTCCGTATTAGCTCATGTCGATTCATTATTGGTAGCCAATCAAGTCAGCGGTGAGTACGAGGCACGAGAGGATAATATGGTTCGGTATCTTCAGCAGGTCAACAGTTTAATCTCCTCTTTCGATTCCTGCAAAATAGTGCACATACCGAGGAGCAAAAACAAAAAAGCCGACGCTTTGAGCAAACTGGCATCCGTAGCATTCTGTCATTTATCAAAAGAGGTTCTAGTCGAGACCCTGCAGATTCCGGCCATCCAACAGACGAAGTCAGTCATGTCAGTTTCCATGTCCGAAAAGTCTTGGATAACTCCGATCGTAGATTACTTGAAAAATGGGACGCTTTCAGAAGACAAGGCTCAGGCACGGAAGTTAAAAGTGAAAGCGCTGCAATATCAGATGCACGATGGTCAACTCTACAGGAAAACCTTTTTAGGTCCGCTCCTAAAATGCCTAACACCAGAGGAAGCAAGTTACGTTATAAGGGAGATCCATTGGGGAATATGTGGCATCCACGCGGGACCGAGGATGGTTATAGCAAAAGTCATGAATGCCGGTTATTTCTGGCCAGGAATGCACCAAAGCGCGATAAATGAGCTCCAATCATGTGAAGACTGCCAACGCCACGCTCCCATAAGCCATCGTGCCAAAAACAATCTCGTTCCCGTAACCTCGGCCTGGTCGTTTCAGAAATGGGGAATTGACATCGTAGGTCCTTTCCCTGTCTCCACCGGAGGGGTAAGATTCCTGCTGGTTGCCATCGACTACTTCACTAAATGA